In the genome of Shewanella glacialimarina, one region contains:
- a CDS encoding CBS domain-containing protein, with product MKKLTLHAVEAVDELAWPENHHEYTLHSSALDVFTDFKSIKPLVIEASSSAVEVERLMKKAHVRLKIVIDKNQHFIGLVSYNSLNSQEMVKKLVKGESRENLMVTDFMIPKSKLKAIAYTDIANAKIGDVIETLKVAGQQHCLVIDRKDHTIRGVLSANDIAKKLHLAIDVSTPTSFASIFEAISPIPQPLVV from the coding sequence GTGAAAAAATTAACCCTACATGCAGTCGAAGCTGTCGATGAACTCGCTTGGCCTGAAAATCATCACGAATATACCCTCCATTCATCTGCTTTAGATGTGTTTACTGATTTTAAAAGCATAAAACCTTTAGTTATCGAAGCAAGCTCTTCTGCTGTTGAAGTAGAACGTTTGATGAAAAAAGCACATGTACGATTAAAAATAGTGATTGATAAAAATCAACATTTTATCGGCTTGGTTAGCTATAACTCACTGAATAGCCAGGAAATGGTAAAGAAGCTAGTTAAAGGTGAATCTCGTGAAAACCTAATGGTCACTGATTTTATGATCCCCAAATCAAAATTAAAAGCAATTGCTTATACTGATATAGCTAACGCCAAAATTGGTGATGTTATTGAAACTCTTAAAGTCGCGGGGCAACAACATTGTTTAGTCATAGACCGTAAAGATCATACGATCCGTGGTGTTTTATCGGCAAATGATATCGCTAAAAAATTACACTTAGCTATAGATGTGAGTACACCAACCAGTTTTGCGAGCATTTTCGAAGCTATCTCACCTATTCCTCAACCGCTTGTAGTGTAA
- a CDS encoding S8 family serine peptidase, with amino-acid sequence MQKKRPLVLLSLSGIALAVSTSLYAAPQSLNLTSQNGISATSLDDTSPLPKRYIVKFRNDTSMQSNLQQADYQPRSHEIFSHFRALNSVQAKEMKRIARGNSYTVKLDPKSVQSLRLHADVEYVEEDMQRRFLAETTPWGQTYVGATVLSDSQTGNRTICIIDSGYDRSHNDLSGNNVTGTNNSGTGNWYQPGSNNAHGTHVAGTIAAIANNEGVVGVMPNQNAKIHVVKVFNEAGWGYSSSLVAAVDTCVANGSNVVTMSLGGSGSTTTERNALNAHYNNGVLLIAASGNAGDSTYSYPASYDGVMSVAAVDSNRNHAAFSQFTDQVEISGPGEAILSTVTVGEGRLADITIGGQSYFNNGVVPHNRLTPSGTSYAPSPVNGQVTATLAECTVSGTSFNCGNMSNKICLVERVGNQGSSYPEINAAKACKTAGAVGAIVYSNSALPGLQNPFLVDANSDITIPTVSVDRATGLALRAKLGASTTVANQGNKDYAFYNGTSMATPHVSGVATLVWSYHPQCTATQVRAALNATADDLSVAGRDNQTGYGMVNATAAKAYLDASCDGPTDPGTGGGDLVLVNGVAKSNLTGAKDEELYFSLDVPAGAKNLSFTMSGGTGDADLYVQYGASPSTTSYDCRPWKGGNSESCPITTVQSGTYYVMVKGYSTFSGVNLVANYTAGTTGGGNTGGPATYTNTNNFNIPDNNTTGITSSINVTRTGDSGTVSVSVGIIHTYIGDLKVELVSPTGQKVTLHSNTGSGTDNINKTYTANFSGIESSGTWQLKAVDNARSDTGYIDTWTLSFQ; translated from the coding sequence ATGCAAAAGAAACGACCTTTAGTTTTACTCAGCCTCTCAGGTATAGCACTTGCTGTATCTACTAGCTTGTATGCCGCACCTCAATCTCTAAACTTAACATCACAAAATGGTATTTCAGCAACTAGCTTAGATGATACCTCGCCATTACCTAAACGTTATATTGTTAAGTTTAGAAATGACACATCTATGCAATCAAACCTACAACAAGCTGATTATCAACCGCGTTCACACGAAATATTTTCTCATTTTAGAGCGCTAAACAGTGTTCAAGCTAAAGAAATGAAACGCATTGCTCGTGGTAATAGCTATACAGTGAAATTAGATCCAAAGTCAGTACAATCTCTTCGCCTTCACGCAGACGTTGAATATGTCGAAGAAGATATGCAGCGTCGTTTTTTAGCTGAAACCACACCTTGGGGACAAACCTATGTAGGTGCGACTGTATTAAGCGATAGTCAAACAGGCAACCGTACCATCTGTATTATCGACTCAGGATACGACCGTAGCCATAATGATTTAAGTGGCAACAATGTCACGGGCACCAATAACTCAGGTACAGGTAACTGGTATCAACCGGGCAGTAACAATGCCCATGGTACACATGTGGCTGGTACAATTGCGGCTATAGCCAACAATGAAGGTGTTGTTGGGGTAATGCCTAATCAAAATGCCAAAATTCATGTGGTCAAAGTATTTAATGAAGCAGGATGGGGTTACTCTTCATCACTTGTGGCGGCAGTAGATACCTGTGTGGCTAATGGCTCAAATGTAGTAACTATGAGCTTAGGTGGTAGTGGTTCAACCACCACTGAGCGCAATGCATTAAATGCACATTATAATAATGGCGTATTGCTCATAGCGGCATCGGGTAATGCTGGCGACAGCACATACAGCTACCCTGCTTCATATGACGGTGTTATGTCTGTCGCTGCTGTTGATAGCAATCGTAATCACGCTGCCTTCTCTCAATTTACCGACCAGGTAGAAATATCTGGTCCAGGCGAAGCCATTCTATCTACTGTGACCGTAGGTGAAGGCCGTTTGGCTGACATTACTATCGGTGGCCAATCATATTTCAACAATGGCGTCGTACCACATAATCGTTTAACACCTTCAGGCACTAGCTATGCCCCTAGCCCTGTTAATGGCCAGGTAACAGCCACCTTAGCTGAATGTACTGTAAGCGGAACTAGCTTTAATTGTGGCAATATGAGCAACAAAATTTGTTTAGTTGAGCGTGTTGGAAATCAAGGCAGCAGTTACCCTGAAATCAATGCTGCAAAAGCATGTAAAACGGCTGGTGCTGTTGGTGCAATTGTTTACAGTAATAGTGCATTGCCCGGTTTACAAAACCCATTCCTAGTTGACGCCAATAGTGACATCACTATTCCTACAGTATCAGTAGATAGAGCAACTGGTTTAGCACTTCGCGCGAAACTTGGTGCTAGCACTACAGTTGCTAACCAGGGCAACAAGGACTACGCGTTCTACAATGGTACATCTATGGCAACACCGCACGTTTCGGGTGTCGCTACATTAGTGTGGAGCTATCATCCACAATGTACAGCAACACAAGTTCGTGCAGCATTAAATGCAACTGCTGATGATTTAAGTGTTGCAGGACGCGATAATCAAACTGGCTATGGTATGGTTAACGCTACAGCAGCTAAAGCTTATTTAGATGCATCATGTGATGGCCCAACTGACCCAGGCACAGGTGGTGGAGATTTAGTGCTTGTTAATGGAGTGGCTAAATCTAATCTTACTGGTGCAAAAGATGAGGAGCTTTATTTCTCATTAGATGTCCCTGCAGGAGCTAAAAACCTCAGTTTCACCATGAGCGGTGGTACAGGTGATGCAGATTTATATGTTCAATACGGTGCTTCACCGTCTACCACTAGCTATGACTGTCGTCCTTGGAAAGGTGGTAATAGCGAGTCTTGCCCAATAACAACAGTACAATCTGGTACTTATTATGTGATGGTTAAAGGATACAGTACATTTAGTGGCGTAAACCTAGTCGCTAATTATACTGCTGGCACTACAGGTGGCGGAAACACTGGTGGCCCAGCGACTTATACCAATACCAATAACTTTAACATTCCTGATAACAATACTACCGGTATTACAAGTTCAATTAATGTGACACGTACTGGTGATTCAGGGACCGTTTCTGTTAGCGTGGGGATCATCCACACTTATATTGGTGATTTAAAAGTTGAACTGGTTAGCCCTACAGGCCAGAAAGTAACTTTACATAGCAACACTGGCAGTGGAACCGACAATATCAACAAAACCTATACAGCAAACTTTAGCGGTATTGAATCGAGTGGAACTTGGCAATTAAAAGCGGTGGACAATGCAAGAAGTGACACTGGCTATATCGATACTTGGACACTGAGTTTTCAGTAA
- a CDS encoding GNAT family N-acetyltransferase, translating into MNGILRRANKADASQAFIVRNLAILSQCIDCYGVDNMTKWTEGKMPEAYADKLSYDGYVYVVDGPSSLPEQQLIIATGMLNVSSGFIDALFVHPEYMNLGIGKLMLAHLERIAKTSGLLFIALESTLNAAAFYRKCGFVGNDISVYHSPRGFELDCIVMKKQLV; encoded by the coding sequence ATGAATGGAATATTAAGACGAGCCAATAAAGCGGATGCTTCACAAGCATTTATAGTCCGAAATCTTGCTATATTATCCCAATGTATTGATTGTTATGGTGTTGATAATATGACTAAATGGACTGAAGGGAAGATGCCTGAAGCATATGCAGATAAGCTATCATATGATGGTTATGTCTACGTGGTTGACGGGCCGTCAAGTTTACCTGAACAACAGTTAATTATTGCCACTGGAATGCTTAATGTTAGTAGCGGATTTATTGATGCGCTGTTCGTCCATCCTGAATATATGAATTTAGGTATCGGCAAGCTAATGTTGGCTCATCTTGAGCGAATAGCAAAAACATCGGGATTGCTTTTTATTGCATTAGAGTCGACGTTAAATGCTGCTGCATTTTATCGAAAATGTGGTTTTGTTGGTAATGATATTAGTGTTTATCACTCCCCTAGAGGGTTTGAATTAGACTGTATTGTAATGAAAAAGCAACTGGTTTAG
- a CDS encoding rhodanese-like domain-containing protein, with the protein MRAIKKPNSKLALLTILATSLVAFVPMSFAKDVTPLQAWQMINQQALVIDVRTTEEFNEGHIEGAINIPFENIVEGVTQLGLKNDDNIVLYCRSGRRSGIADNALTQAGFINTANAGGVDALIQSKP; encoded by the coding sequence ATGAGAGCCATTAAAAAGCCAAACAGCAAATTAGCATTGTTGACGATATTAGCAACTAGCTTAGTTGCATTTGTACCTATGAGTTTTGCAAAAGATGTCACACCGTTACAAGCGTGGCAGATGATTAATCAACAAGCGTTAGTGATTGATGTGCGCACTACTGAAGAATTTAATGAAGGACATATTGAAGGTGCGATTAATATCCCCTTTGAGAACATTGTTGAAGGAGTTACGCAACTTGGGCTTAAAAATGATGACAACATTGTTTTATATTGCCGAAGTGGACGCAGAAGTGGCATAGCAGATAATGCATTAACTCAAGCAGGATTTATCAATACCGCTAATGCGGGCGGTGTTGATGCATTGATACAGTCAAAACCCTGA
- a CDS encoding YgaP family membrane protein, whose protein sequence is MSVERTIMAFAGFMVLLSVVLTAIVSHHFIWLTVFVGANLFQSAFTGFCPAAMVMKKLGLKTEAMIATEK, encoded by the coding sequence ATGTCTGTCGAACGTACTATCATGGCCTTTGCTGGCTTTATGGTACTGCTATCAGTAGTACTGACTGCTATTGTTAGCCATCATTTTATCTGGCTGACCGTATTTGTAGGTGCTAATCTATTTCAAAGCGCATTTACCGGTTTTTGCCCAGCTGCAATGGTAATGAAAAAGCTAGGCTTGAAAACTGAAGCAATGATTGCCACAGAAAAATAA
- a CDS encoding efflux RND transporter permease subunit, with amino-acid sequence MKPSNTPALGLSGSIAKTFQASAITPLLAILGLLLGLFAVIVTPKEEDPQIDVTFADVFIPYPGASPSEVEHQVTLPAEQIISEIKGVDTLYSFSQPDGALIITIFEVGIPRDEAVVNIYNQLYSNRDKFNHAAGIGEPLIKPRGIDDVPIVSLTLYAKSADMTAEQLTQVANGLETELKRIPGTKEIYTQGRHDMVLNVRLDSAKMNSFGVTIDQISQRLQDNNQISMLQSLVQQNQEIKVRAGQFINTIDDVKNLLVKVNTAPNSQGIASAVYLSDVAEITLKSDTPKHNVRHVDSTGDYPAVTIAIGKQAGQNAVDIADAVLSRIAKVDNLLIPDNVGVAISRDYGQTAGDKSNTLIFKLMFATSAVVLLVLFAMGARESAVVGIAIIVTLALTLFASWAWGFTLNRISLFALIFSIGILVDDAIVVVENIHRHMALSNKPLLEIIPEAVDEVGGPTILATFTVIAALLPMAFVSGLMGPYMSPIPINASMGMLLSLAIAFILTPWLAYKLLAHHPKAEHTDLVGADQANDKLAKLFSRLMSPFLIGEHAGKARKGLAVGIVALIAIALALPVMQAVVLKMLPFDNKSEFQVIVDLPEGTPVEQTQRVLQEMSLYLSTVEEINHQQWYAGTHAPMNFNGLVRHYFLRSSQELGDIQVNLVDKSHRSRDSHSIALAVREPLKEIANRYNANIKVVEVPPGPPVWSPILAEVYAPTTALREQTANALAQRFKNTEHVVDVDIYLPAQQQQWQINIDRSKASLLGLSYAQIVNTIATSIGGKDVSYLHSQTNKYPTPIRLQLDDAEKVDLQQVLNLKLINPAGESINLSSVASIHKGSINAPIVHKNMVPMIMVVADMAGPTDSPLYGMFDISAQLDEANIDKPYPIAQHFVNQPDGLSQVAILWDGEWKITYETFRDMGIAYAVGMIAIYLLVVGQFKSYLVPLVIMAPIPLTIIGVMPGHALLGAQFTATSMIGMIALAGIIVRNSILLVDFINQQLTQGIALDKAVINAGAVRAKPIMLTALAAMIGALFILDDPIFNGLAISLIFGIFISTILTLIVIPVLYFAVMRNRLTVK; translated from the coding sequence ATGAAACCATCGAATACACCTGCTCTTGGCCTTTCGGGTAGCATTGCTAAAACCTTCCAAGCCAGTGCAATAACGCCTTTATTAGCAATATTAGGTTTATTGTTAGGACTTTTTGCTGTCATCGTGACCCCAAAGGAAGAAGACCCGCAAATTGATGTCACCTTTGCAGACGTTTTTATTCCCTACCCCGGCGCTAGCCCAAGTGAAGTTGAACACCAAGTCACTTTACCCGCTGAACAAATTATTTCCGAAATTAAAGGCGTTGATACGCTTTACTCTTTTTCTCAACCCGATGGCGCATTAATTATTACCATTTTTGAAGTGGGTATTCCCCGTGACGAAGCTGTGGTCAATATATATAACCAGCTATACTCCAACCGGGACAAATTTAATCATGCTGCGGGTATAGGCGAGCCACTGATTAAACCCCGTGGCATTGATGATGTCCCTATTGTTAGCCTGACTTTATATGCTAAGTCCGCCGACATGACCGCTGAGCAACTCACACAAGTCGCTAACGGATTGGAAACCGAGCTTAAGCGTATCCCCGGAACCAAAGAAATTTACACCCAGGGCCGTCATGACATGGTGCTAAATGTCCGTCTTGATAGTGCCAAGATGAATAGTTTTGGGGTCACTATTGATCAAATATCTCAGCGCTTACAAGATAATAATCAAATATCTATGCTGCAGTCTTTGGTACAACAAAACCAAGAAATTAAAGTCCGTGCAGGACAATTTATCAATACAATTGATGATGTCAAAAACTTACTTGTGAAAGTCAATACCGCCCCCAATAGTCAAGGTATCGCCTCTGCGGTATATCTATCCGATGTTGCTGAGATCACCTTAAAAAGTGATACGCCAAAACACAATGTTCGTCACGTTGATAGCACAGGTGATTACCCTGCTGTCACTATCGCCATTGGTAAACAAGCTGGCCAAAATGCGGTTGATATTGCTGATGCAGTGCTCAGCCGCATTGCAAAAGTGGATAACCTGCTGATCCCCGATAATGTTGGGGTTGCCATATCACGTGATTATGGCCAAACCGCTGGAGATAAATCTAACACGCTTATTTTTAAGCTAATGTTTGCTACCTCTGCAGTAGTATTATTGGTACTTTTTGCCATGGGGGCGCGTGAATCTGCCGTAGTTGGCATTGCGATTATTGTCACTTTAGCGCTGACCTTATTTGCCTCGTGGGCATGGGGATTTACCCTAAACCGGATCTCACTGTTTGCGCTTATTTTCTCTATCGGAATTCTGGTCGATGATGCCATTGTAGTGGTAGAAAATATTCATCGGCACATGGCATTAAGCAATAAACCGTTACTTGAAATTATTCCCGAAGCGGTCGATGAGGTTGGCGGACCGACCATATTAGCCACATTCACCGTTATTGCGGCATTACTTCCAATGGCATTCGTGTCTGGTCTAATGGGGCCCTACATGAGCCCAATTCCCATAAACGCCAGTATGGGCATGCTATTATCACTGGCTATCGCCTTTATTCTAACGCCTTGGCTAGCCTACAAGTTACTGGCTCACCACCCAAAAGCTGAACACACGGATTTAGTCGGCGCAGATCAGGCAAATGACAAACTGGCTAAATTATTCAGTCGGTTAATGTCACCATTCCTAATTGGTGAACATGCCGGCAAAGCTCGAAAAGGCCTAGCCGTTGGTATTGTCGCACTGATTGCTATCGCACTTGCATTACCCGTTATGCAGGCAGTTGTACTCAAAATGCTGCCATTTGATAATAAATCCGAGTTTCAGGTCATTGTCGACTTACCTGAAGGCACTCCTGTGGAACAAACCCAGCGTGTATTACAAGAAATGAGTTTATACCTCAGCACAGTAGAAGAAATTAACCACCAGCAGTGGTATGCAGGAACCCACGCACCAATGAACTTTAATGGGCTTGTGCGTCACTACTTTTTACGCAGCAGCCAGGAACTAGGCGACATTCAGGTTAACTTGGTTGATAAGTCACACCGTAGCCGCGACAGTCACAGTATCGCTTTAGCTGTGCGGGAACCACTAAAGGAAATTGCCAATCGTTATAACGCCAACATAAAAGTGGTCGAAGTGCCTCCAGGACCGCCTGTATGGTCGCCAATTTTGGCGGAAGTTTACGCGCCAACAACAGCACTTCGCGAGCAAACGGCTAACGCCTTAGCGCAGCGCTTTAAAAATACTGAACATGTGGTTGATGTGGATATTTATTTACCAGCCCAACAACAGCAATGGCAAATTAACATCGATCGCTCAAAAGCAAGCTTGCTTGGGCTATCCTATGCGCAAATCGTTAACACCATTGCCACCAGCATTGGTGGCAAAGATGTCAGCTATTTACATTCCCAAACCAATAAATATCCCACACCTATCAGGTTGCAATTAGATGACGCTGAAAAAGTGGATTTGCAGCAAGTGCTTAATCTAAAACTGATCAATCCAGCTGGCGAGTCAATTAATTTATCCTCTGTCGCCAGCATTCATAAAGGCAGTATTAATGCCCCAATAGTGCACAAAAATATGGTGCCGATGATCATGGTAGTGGCGGATATGGCGGGACCAACAGATAGCCCACTTTATGGCATGTTCGATATTTCAGCTCAACTTGATGAAGCCAATATTGATAAGCCCTACCCCATAGCACAACACTTTGTTAATCAGCCTGATGGATTATCGCAAGTGGCAATATTGTGGGACGGGGAGTGGAAGATCACATATGAGACTTTCCGCGATATGGGCATTGCTTATGCGGTTGGCATGATAGCCATTTACTTGTTAGTGGTTGGCCAATTTAAATCTTATTTAGTGCCATTGGTTATTATGGCACCTATACCATTAACCATTATTGGTGTTATGCCAGGACATGCTTTATTAGGAGCACAGTTTACCGCCACATCAATGATAGGAATGATCGCCTTAGCGGGCATTATTGTGCGTAACTCGATACTACTGGTGGACTTTATAAACCAGCAACTAACTCAGGGCATAGCACTCGATAAAGCGGTTATTAACGCGGGGGCAGTTCGAGCTAAACCGATTATGTTAACCGCTTTAGCGGCAATGATTGGCGCCTTATTTATCTTAGATGACCCAATATTTAACGGTCTTGCTATTAGCCTTATATTTGGCATCTTTATCTCAACTATTTTAACCTTGATTGTCATCCCTGTGTTGTACTTTGCAGTGATGCGCAACCGATTAACCGTAAAATAA
- a CDS encoding efflux RND transporter periplasmic adaptor subunit, which yields MHTSILRLSTSFSQSILLIAGLMAPCIVVAQSPDFDTIEIQLNQQTSYLQLDAKVEPVKAATVAAQTSGRVLAIHYDVNDLVPEGAALLEITNKEQGAELAAAEADLAKAQAMNVEAQAQFQRYQTLFPQGAVSQGAMDEATANAKSSNQAVSATQARLVRAKESVNYTVVSAPFSGRLTAKMIEEGETISYGQALLSGYATDKLRAVFYVPQQYRQQLNLLTQLSFSDDNYQYMSEQLNPFQFSTQQDHSLKVRAIINNPDNTLQAGQWLKVALPVATKNVISIPQSAFYQVGEMTTVYRKQQKHYLQTQIRLGNAYQNDQGVAMVEVLAGVMPGDNIVLNAANYVLHLGQATAN from the coding sequence ATGCATACATCAATACTTCGATTATCTACATCATTCAGTCAGAGCATATTGCTCATCGCAGGCCTCATGGCCCCCTGCATAGTCGTTGCACAAAGTCCTGATTTTGACACCATTGAGATCCAATTAAATCAGCAAACAAGTTACTTACAACTTGACGCAAAAGTTGAACCGGTAAAAGCAGCAACCGTGGCGGCACAAACGTCCGGCCGAGTATTAGCGATTCATTATGATGTCAATGATTTAGTCCCTGAGGGCGCTGCATTACTGGAAATAACCAATAAAGAGCAAGGCGCTGAACTCGCAGCGGCTGAAGCAGATTTGGCTAAAGCACAAGCCATGAATGTGGAAGCACAAGCTCAATTTCAACGTTACCAAACATTATTTCCTCAAGGAGCGGTATCCCAAGGTGCAATGGATGAAGCCACTGCCAATGCTAAAAGCTCTAATCAGGCTGTCAGCGCAACCCAAGCACGTTTAGTTCGCGCCAAAGAAAGCGTTAATTACACCGTTGTCAGTGCCCCATTCTCCGGGCGGTTAACCGCTAAAATGATAGAAGAAGGTGAAACCATTAGCTATGGCCAAGCGCTACTTTCAGGCTATGCTACCGATAAGCTTAGAGCCGTTTTTTATGTCCCACAACAGTATCGCCAGCAACTTAATTTACTGACTCAACTCAGTTTTTCTGATGACAATTATCAATATATGAGTGAACAGCTCAATCCATTTCAATTTAGTACTCAACAAGACCACAGCCTTAAGGTCAGGGCTATTATCAATAACCCCGACAACACTTTGCAGGCAGGGCAATGGTTAAAGGTCGCTTTACCTGTTGCGACTAAAAATGTGATTAGCATCCCTCAATCTGCATTTTACCAAGTCGGAGAAATGACCACTGTTTACCGCAAGCAACAAAAGCACTATTTACAAACTCAAATTCGCTTAGGCAATGCCTATCAAAATGATCAAGGTGTGGCCATGGTAGAGGTGCTTGCCGGTGTTATGCCTGGCGACAATATAGTATTAAACGCGGCCAATTATGTGCTCCATCTTGGTCAAGCTACAGCCAACTAA
- a CDS encoding outer membrane protein transport protein, whose product MTKFNKTLLAAAVALASAQATAAGFQLNSQSAAGIGRAMAGDAIIADNASVLARNPAAMALFDQKALSVGVSYADVNVEVSDAQMDFMGRTFELGHIDNAAEAKVIPNAYFINPVNDTFAYGFAAFSNYGTGTDLTPLANNHGSLGPNTIPAPADLLGNTEVTTVNLNASVSYRINESLSLGLGLDVIQASGTLTRNSNILGSLVDVEADGWALGGIVGLAYEINPNNRFGLSYRFSPEMNATGDVRYLAENFDEINIPIADIAQFAGFHQLTEKFAVHYTAQWTQWSSFDQISLNEGDKGTASHSLKEYHWKDSWFLSLGATYDINNNWTVRTGIASDDGVVGEVSSLSIPDSDRMWYSAGFTYNLSPKSSLDFGITKVVGEKVHVIEQSGLGSTVNAFTESGATYYSAQYNYKF is encoded by the coding sequence ATGACTAAATTCAACAAGACATTACTAGCAGCTGCGGTAGCACTTGCAAGCGCTCAGGCAACTGCTGCTGGTTTTCAGCTTAATAGCCAATCTGCTGCAGGTATTGGCCGTGCGATGGCGGGTGATGCCATAATAGCTGACAACGCATCGGTTTTAGCACGTAACCCTGCCGCAATGGCTTTGTTTGATCAAAAAGCACTCTCTGTTGGTGTGTCATATGCCGATGTCAACGTAGAGGTTAGTGATGCACAAATGGACTTCATGGGGCGAACATTTGAATTAGGCCATATTGATAACGCCGCTGAAGCAAAAGTTATCCCTAATGCCTATTTTATCAACCCAGTTAATGACACCTTTGCTTATGGATTTGCTGCATTCAGTAACTATGGCACGGGTACCGATTTAACCCCATTAGCTAATAACCATGGCTCACTGGGCCCAAATACTATTCCAGCGCCAGCGGATTTACTCGGTAATACTGAAGTAACAACAGTAAACTTAAATGCCAGTGTGTCATATCGCATTAATGAATCACTTAGCCTAGGCCTAGGTTTAGACGTGATCCAAGCTTCTGGTACGTTAACCAGAAACAGTAATATCCTTGGCTCATTAGTTGATGTTGAAGCCGATGGTTGGGCTTTAGGCGGCATTGTTGGACTAGCTTATGAAATTAATCCAAATAACAGATTTGGTTTAAGCTATCGTTTCAGTCCAGAAATGAATGCCACTGGCGATGTACGTTACCTAGCTGAAAATTTTGATGAAATTAATATCCCTATTGCTGATATAGCCCAATTTGCTGGTTTTCATCAGTTAACTGAAAAGTTTGCTGTGCACTATACGGCGCAGTGGACTCAGTGGAGCAGCTTTGACCAGATCTCACTAAACGAAGGTGACAAAGGTACAGCGTCACATAGCTTAAAAGAATACCATTGGAAAGACTCTTGGTTTCTTAGCTTAGGGGCAACATATGACATTAATAACAACTGGACAGTAAGAACCGGTATTGCCAGTGATGATGGCGTAGTAGGTGAAGTCTCTTCATTATCTATTCCTGACTCAGATCGCATGTGGTATTCAGCAGGTTTCACATATAATCTGTCGCCAAAATCTTCACTCGATTTCGGTATCACTAAGGTTGTTGGCGAAAAGGTCCATGTTATTGAACAAAGCGGGCTGGGCTCGACTGTTAATGCCTTTACTGAATCAGGTGCGACCTACTATTCGGCTCAATACAACTATAAGTTCTAA